Proteins from a single region of Scytonema millei VB511283:
- a CDS encoding SDR family oxidoreductase, whose product MMTNENNATAEKIVLITGASSGIGKATALLLAKKGAHVVLGARRTDRLEAIASDIQAEGGSVAYRTLDVTNLEQMQAFVNFAQEKFGRIDAIVNNAGVMPLSKLEVLKIEEWNRMIDVNIRGVLHGIAAGLPLMQQQGWGQFINLSSIAGHAVYPTAAVYCATKFAAIAISEGLRQEVSNIRVTVISPGVTESELADSISDDTARQGMQDFRRIAIPPEAIARAITFAIEQPNDVDVSEIIVRPTASPY is encoded by the coding sequence ATGATGACTAATGAGAACAATGCAACCGCAGAAAAGATTGTCCTAATTACAGGTGCGAGTAGCGGGATCGGTAAAGCGACGGCACTTCTACTTGCTAAAAAAGGCGCTCACGTTGTTTTGGGCGCACGGCGCACAGATCGATTAGAAGCGATCGCATCTGATATCCAGGCTGAAGGTGGCTCTGTTGCATATCGCACCCTTGATGTGACTAACCTCGAACAGATGCAGGCTTTTGTGAACTTTGCCCAAGAGAAGTTTGGGCGCATTGATGCGATCGTGAACAATGCAGGTGTAATGCCGCTCTCGAAACTGGAGGTGCTGAAGATCGAGGAATGGAATCGGATGATTGACGTGAACATCCGGGGTGTTTTACATGGCATCGCGGCTGGACTACCGTTGATGCAGCAACAGGGTTGGGGACAGTTTATTAATCTCTCCTCGATCGCTGGACATGCGGTTTACCCGACTGCTGCAGTTTACTGTGCTACAAAGTTTGCCGCGATCGCCATTTCGGAAGGGCTACGCCAGGAAGTGAGTAACATCCGAGTGACGGTGATTTCGCCAGGAGTAACAGAGTCAGAACTGGCGGATAGTATTTCAGATGACACGGCGCGGCAGGGAATGCAAGATTTTCGACGGATTGCTATTCCACCAGAGGCGATCGCTAGGGCAATCACATTTGCGATCGAACAGCCGAATGATGTCGATGTCAGCGAAATTATTGTTCGTCCTACTGCTAGCCCTTATTGA
- a CDS encoding transposase family protein, whose protein sequence is MKNPLDYIQENPHRTKQILGITHDQFRDLLSQAQRHHQNQQVDRESKKIRINQKGGGRKPKLNVSESVCLCLFYLRQMPTFEVLGMHFGVSKTEANDTFHYWLRIFRKILPASLLEQVEEKDGDYAIALELLREFQLIVDSMEQPRERPSDYQKQKEYFSGKKRQQTFKNQFIVLPKGKDIVDIEVGKKGPTSDISLFRDQQKKFENEQMFEGDKAYQGGEKITTPQKKPRKGELTTKQKEENKKLSSRRIFVEHVIRLVKIFRIAQQRFPLNSQIYEQVILTICGLVRLRIGALILPVS, encoded by the coding sequence ATGAAAAATCCTCTTGATTATATCCAAGAGAATCCGCATCGGACAAAGCAAATACTGGGAATTACACATGACCAGTTTCGAGACTTGTTGAGCCAAGCTCAAAGGCATCATCAAAACCAGCAAGTAGACAGAGAAAGTAAAAAAATCCGGATAAATCAGAAAGGAGGAGGACGTAAACCGAAACTCAATGTTTCCGAGTCGGTATGTTTGTGTCTGTTTTATTTAAGACAGATGCCAACGTTTGAGGTTTTAGGGATGCACTTTGGGGTGTCAAAAACTGAGGCAAATGATACGTTTCATTACTGGTTAAGAATATTCCGAAAAATTTTACCTGCCAGTCTTCTTGAACAAGTTGAAGAAAAGGATGGTGATTACGCGATTGCTTTAGAATTATTGAGGGAATTTCAGTTAATAGTAGATAGTATGGAACAACCAAGAGAAAGACCTTCAGACTATCAGAAGCAAAAAGAGTATTTTTCGGGCAAGAAAAGGCAGCAGACATTTAAAAATCAATTCATTGTCTTACCGAAAGGCAAAGATATTGTAGATATAGAGGTAGGTAAAAAGGGTCCAACGAGCGATATTAGTTTGTTCCGCGACCAACAAAAAAAGTTTGAGAATGAGCAAATGTTTGAAGGAGATAAAGCGTATCAAGGAGGAGAGAAGATTACGACTCCTCAGAAGAAACCACGAAAAGGAGAATTAACGACAAAGCAAAAAGAGGAAAATAAAAAATTATCCAGCCGCCGTATCTTTGTCGAACACGTAATTAGACTCGTCAAAATTTTCCGCATCGCTCAACAACGTTTCCCCCTGAATTCTCAAATTTATGAGCAGGTAATTCTTACCATTTGTGGGCTGGTTAGGTTAAGAATTGGCGCGTTAATATTACCAGTTTCATGA
- a CDS encoding YybH family protein, which produces MKFSPVLAVILAFTLAFVLACSPLSASAPGIGKSDIEAINATRTARSTAIANRDAVAAAAVATEDGIILPPNLPPRQGQPALREWFTNFPATSVTFTSIEIDGSDRIAYDRGTYEATAKDGTVTPGKYLWIWRKQNDGSWRAAIAMWNPNAPAP; this is translated from the coding sequence GTGAAATTTAGTCCTGTTCTTGCGGTGATACTTGCGTTTACCCTCGCATTTGTCCTCGCTTGCTCACCGCTCTCAGCTTCAGCCCCAGGAATTGGCAAGTCTGACATAGAAGCCATTAACGCCACTCGCACTGCCCGATCTACGGCGATCGCTAACAGAGATGCAGTGGCTGCCGCTGCTGTAGCTACGGAGGACGGAATAATCCTGCCGCCCAATCTGCCGCCACGACAGGGGCAACCTGCCCTGCGCGAGTGGTTTACCAACTTCCCTGCAACCTCTGTCACCTTCACCTCGATCGAGATTGATGGTTCTGACCGAATTGCCTACGATCGCGGCACTTATGAAGCAACTGCAAAAGATGGGACTGTCACACCAGGCAAGTATCTTTGGATCTGGAGGAAGCAAAATGACGGTTCGTGGCGGGCTGCGATCGCAATGTGGAACCCGAACGCTCCTGCACCGTGA
- a CDS encoding WecB/TagA/CpsF family glycosyltransferase, whose product MKQSYYLLGVWVNALTISDLNRLIAEAVKRDERWIIANHNLHSLCIYHKDPKMRAFYDRAEYIHIDGMSLILLGRLLGLPLRREHRVTYVDWTDHLMAVAAQQGWRIFYLGGKPGVAERGASILRQRFPGLQLATAHGYFDVHPSSLENRAVLEAIAAYQPHVLMLGMGMPRQEHWILDNLDRLSANAILTAGAAIDYVAGAVPTPPRWAGQLGLEWLFRLLAEPQRLWRRYSIEPWFILRLFATELLLKER is encoded by the coding sequence ATGAAGCAGTCCTATTACCTGCTTGGAGTTTGGGTGAATGCACTGACAATCTCGGATCTCAATCGCCTCATTGCCGAGGCTGTTAAGCGTGACGAACGGTGGATTATTGCCAATCACAACCTGCATAGTCTTTGCATCTACCACAAAGACCCAAAGATGCGTGCCTTCTACGATCGCGCAGAATACATACATATTGATGGTATGTCTTTAATTTTGCTGGGGCGGTTGCTGGGCTTGCCTCTGAGACGGGAGCATCGAGTTACGTATGTAGACTGGACAGACCATCTGATGGCTGTAGCCGCACAGCAAGGTTGGCGCATATTTTATTTAGGAGGTAAACCAGGAGTTGCCGAGCGGGGTGCTAGTATACTACGTCAGCGATTTCCTGGCTTGCAATTAGCTACGGCTCACGGTTATTTTGACGTGCATCCGAGCAGTTTGGAAAACCGAGCCGTTTTAGAGGCGATCGCCGCTTACCAACCGCACGTACTGATGTTGGGCATGGGTATGCCCCGACAAGAACACTGGATACTGGATAACCTCGATCGACTGTCTGCCAATGCGATTTTGACTGCTGGAGCTGCTATAGACTACGTAGCAGGAGCCGTACCAACTCCCCCCAGATGGGCGGGACAATTGGGTTTAGAGTGGTTGTTTCGTTTGCTGGCTGAACCGCAGCGGCTCTGGCGGCGCTACTCAATTGAGCCTTGGTTTATCTTGAGGCTATTTGCCACTGAGTTATTACTGAAAGAACGATGA
- a CDS encoding helix-turn-helix domain-containing protein — translation MQQLVQNAERLHYEKQAARESKKVRIIAGGGGRKPKLSLKEQIILSLLYLRHLTTFQLLDILFEVSESTANDTFNYWLPNLQELLPSSLLEQVKKTLLTMKR, via the coding sequence TTGCAACAATTAGTTCAAAATGCAGAACGGCTCCATTATGAAAAACAAGCTGCAAGAGAATCCAAAAAAGTTAGAATTATTGCTGGTGGTGGAGGACGTAAACCAAAATTATCCCTCAAAGAACAGATAATTTTATCTTTGCTATATCTGAGACATTTAACGACATTTCAACTTTTGGACATCTTATTTGAAGTGAGTGAATCAACAGCCAATGATACATTTAACTACTGGTTACCTAACTTGCAAGAATTGTTGCCCTCTAGCTTACTCGAACAAGTAAAAAAAACGCTGCTGACTATGAAACGATAA
- a CDS encoding flavodoxin family protein → MVRFKQFALATRGDRVLLFDKTTHDGLFKVADGVIFGSPTRYGNMTAQMKQWI, encoded by the coding sequence TTGGTTAGATTCAAGCAGTTTGCATTAGCTACAAGAGGCGATCGCGTGCTACTTTTTGACAAAACAACTCATGACGGTTTGTTTAAAGTTGCGGATGGAGTCATTTTTGGCTCTCCAACACGCTACGGGAATATGACGGCACAAATGAAACAGTGGATATGA
- a CDS encoding ISKra4 family transposase: MGARILSIEGSQVKLEVTIDLSRSMLASEENIQQSLNEGGCLATSAALKYLDTDGSAIEIAGEVMRTKGEQPKEYQTPYGEVIVHRHVYQRSGGGKTYCPVEREGRIIITSTPLFAKQVSSKLAYGSARDVQRDLAENHRRPVAVSYIQRTSEAVASIIELKEESWNYVPPKLEVEIKSVAIGLDGTCMLLCDTGWREAMVGTISLYDAVGERQHTIYIGATPEYGKASFLERLEREIQRTKQRYPKATYIGIADGAASNWQFLKGHTQEQILDFYHASGYLGAVAVTLYPDNLAQQKQWLTQKCHQLKHESETASELYQQMLKLSETQTHSKTIQENLDAAVTYYRNHLHQMNYALYRDKHYPIGSGVTEAACKTVIKQRLCCSGMRWKEAGASVVLSLRTLVLTPTRWTQFWHKLNQYGFPVAL; encoded by the coding sequence ATGGGCGCACGAATCCTGAGTATTGAAGGGTCGCAAGTGAAGCTAGAAGTGACCATAGACTTAAGCCGTTCGATGCTCGCGAGTGAAGAGAACATCCAGCAAAGCTTGAACGAAGGAGGATGTCTAGCAACCTCAGCCGCCCTGAAATATTTAGATACCGATGGTTCAGCCATTGAAATCGCTGGCGAAGTGATGCGCACAAAAGGAGAACAACCCAAAGAGTATCAAACCCCCTATGGAGAAGTCATTGTCCATCGTCATGTGTATCAGCGTTCAGGAGGGGGTAAGACCTATTGTCCGGTTGAGCGAGAAGGCAGAATTATCATTACCTCAACCCCCTTGTTTGCGAAACAAGTGTCCTCCAAACTGGCTTATGGCTCAGCAAGAGACGTACAACGCGACCTCGCAGAAAATCATCGTCGTCCAGTTGCAGTCTCTTATATCCAACGCACCAGCGAAGCCGTTGCCAGTATCATTGAGCTCAAAGAAGAAAGCTGGAACTATGTTCCCCCCAAACTGGAGGTCGAGATCAAGAGCGTTGCCATTGGTCTAGACGGCACCTGTATGCTGCTGTGCGACACAGGATGGCGAGAGGCAATGGTCGGGACTATTAGTCTTTATGACGCTGTAGGGGAACGCCAGCACACAATTTATATTGGAGCAACCCCTGAATATGGCAAAGCCAGTTTTCTAGAGCGGCTAGAGCGAGAAATCCAACGCACCAAACAACGATACCCTAAAGCCACCTATATCGGCATTGCCGATGGTGCCGCCTCAAACTGGCAGTTTCTGAAAGGTCATACCCAAGAGCAGATTCTAGATTTCTATCATGCCTCTGGTTATCTTGGTGCGGTGGCAGTTACGCTTTATCCCGATAACTTAGCCCAACAGAAACAATGGCTGACTCAAAAGTGCCATCAGCTCAAACATGAGTCGGAAACTGCATCCGAACTTTATCAACAGATGCTGAAGTTATCAGAGACCCAAACCCACTCCAAAACCATTCAAGAGAACCTAGATGCAGCGGTCACTTATTATCGGAATCATCTTCATCAAATGAACTATGCTCTGTACCGCGACAAACACTACCCGATTGGGTCTGGCGTGACTGAAGCAGCGTGTAAAACCGTGATTAAGCAACGCTTATGCTGTTCTGGAATGCGATGGAAAGAAGCAGGTGCATCTGTCGTCCTTAGTTTAAGAACGTTGGTTTTAACACCGACACGGTGGACTCAATTTTGGCACAAACTCAATCAATATGGGTTTCCGGTTGCTCTCTAA
- a CDS encoding O-antigen ligase family protein, translated as MLMLCKARRGLLCKFPDESYAITFFLILLRWKSVVQLVLKEKLLILLVAIALISALWSVAPAVTLRRSVALVMTTLFGVYLATRYSLKQQLQLLAWTLGVAMVLSFLFAIALPAYGVHQEGRHIGAWRGIFVHKNALGRAMGLCVMLFSLFALYGYRYRWIAWTGLALAIALTLLSTSATPLLSSLIVLALLPLYSLWRWRNPLFMHFVVMAVTLGSAIVLWLLSQVEAILAATGRDLTFTGRTELWSVLLQAIQKYPWLGYGYSAFWLGWQGESGRVWNALVWEPTYAHNGYLQLGLDLGLLGIAVFVLGFSIDFGRSLIWARTHQTAAGMFPLAFLTFLLPYNMTDSIILQQNNIFWIFYVSTVFSITIQPQLAKPPANRQFSA; from the coding sequence ATGCTAATGCTGTGCAAAGCCAGACGTGGACTGCTTTGCAAATTTCCGGACGAGTCTTACGCAATCACCTTCTTCCTGATTCTGCTGCGGTGGAAAAGTGTCGTACAACTCGTACTCAAAGAAAAGCTATTAATCCTGCTAGTCGCGATCGCCCTCATCTCTGCGCTTTGGTCTGTTGCACCAGCAGTCACTCTCCGCCGCAGTGTAGCACTCGTCATGACAACTTTATTTGGGGTGTATTTAGCGACGCGCTACAGCTTAAAACAGCAGTTGCAGTTACTCGCTTGGACTTTGGGTGTAGCAATGGTACTTAGTTTTCTGTTTGCGATCGCCCTGCCAGCCTACGGAGTTCACCAGGAAGGGCGACACATCGGGGCTTGGCGGGGAATCTTCGTGCATAAAAATGCCTTGGGTCGAGCTATGGGTTTATGCGTAATGTTATTCTCGCTGTTTGCTCTTTATGGCTACAGATACCGATGGATTGCATGGACTGGCTTAGCACTTGCGATCGCCTTAACACTGCTGTCAACGTCAGCAACACCGCTCTTGTCTTCTCTAATTGTTCTAGCTCTATTGCCACTCTACAGCCTGTGGCGGTGGCGCAATCCTTTATTTATGCATTTTGTTGTCATGGCAGTGACGCTTGGTTCAGCTATAGTTCTGTGGCTTTTGAGTCAAGTGGAAGCAATTCTCGCTGCTACCGGACGGGATTTAACTTTTACCGGACGCACAGAGTTGTGGTCGGTTTTGCTGCAAGCAATCCAAAAATATCCCTGGTTGGGTTATGGATACAGTGCCTTCTGGCTCGGTTGGCAGGGCGAATCTGGAAGGGTATGGAACGCACTCGTCTGGGAGCCTACATACGCTCACAATGGTTATTTACAATTAGGACTCGATTTAGGCTTGCTAGGTATTGCAGTATTTGTATTGGGATTCTCGATTGACTTTGGGCGATCGCTGATCTGGGCGCGTACTCACCAAACTGCGGCAGGAATGTTTCCATTAGCATTTTTAACATTCTTATTGCCCTACAACATGACAGATAGCATTATCTTGCAGCAAAATAATATTTTTTGGATTTTTTATGTTTCAACAGTTTTCTCAATAACGATTCAGCCTCAGCTAGCTAAACCGCCTGCAAATAGGCAATTTTCAGCATAG
- a CDS encoding AraC family transcriptional regulator has product MTAETVQKQQLELAALIAQNTNVDGIHATAIARLFLIRASQPTAPLHILHKPALCIVAQGQKQVILADRIYLYGSEQCLVVPINVPIVGQVTEATLAAPYLCLRLDLDPGELGALMLETELDVPKHQPLQQGLSLSPMTPPLLDAAIRLMRLLETPQDIAILAPLIVREILYRLLSAEHSPCLRQIAMGDRRLHAINRAINWLKNNYSKPFEINEIAREVCISPSTLHHHFKAVIGMSPLQYQKQLRLQEARRLMLGDGMNAAIAGHQVGYESPSQFTREYRRLFGAPPSCDIARLKSSSEA; this is encoded by the coding sequence ATGACAGCAGAAACAGTTCAAAAACAGCAGCTTGAGCTAGCGGCTCTGATTGCACAAAACACTAATGTCGATGGCATTCATGCTACTGCGATCGCGCGGCTATTCTTGATTCGCGCTTCGCAACCGACTGCACCTCTCCATATCCTCCACAAACCTGCTCTCTGCATTGTCGCTCAAGGTCAGAAGCAGGTGATTTTAGCAGATCGAATTTATCTTTATGGTTCCGAGCAATGTTTGGTCGTGCCGATCAATGTACCGATCGTGGGACAAGTGACTGAGGCAACATTAGCAGCACCGTATCTATGCTTGCGGCTTGATTTAGATCCAGGAGAACTGGGAGCATTGATGCTGGAAACAGAACTAGACGTTCCCAAGCACCAACCCTTGCAACAAGGCTTATCACTCAGTCCTATGACTCCACCGTTGCTAGATGCGGCGATTCGGCTGATGCGGCTGTTAGAAACTCCACAAGATATTGCGATCCTAGCACCGCTCATTGTGCGAGAGATTCTCTATCGTTTGCTATCTGCCGAACATAGCCCATGCTTACGTCAAATTGCGATGGGCGATCGGCGGCTCCATGCTATTAACCGAGCAATCAACTGGCTCAAAAACAATTACTCGAAACCCTTTGAGATTAATGAAATCGCTCGTGAAGTTTGCATCAGTCCTTCAACGCTCCATCATCATTTCAAGGCTGTTATAGGGATGAGTCCTTTGCAGTATCAAAAGCAATTGAGACTGCAAGAAGCCCGCCGCTTAATGTTGGGAGATGGGATGAATGCAGCGATCGCGGGTCATCAGGTCGGTTATGAAAGCCCCTCACAGTTTACACGCGAATACCGTCGGTTGTTTGGTGCCCCTCCTTCCTGTGATATTGCTCGGCTCAAGAGCAGTTCAGAAGCTTGA
- a CDS encoding glycosyltransferase, with translation MGRLAEKKGCKYLIQAMSQVQVVMPDVELVIIGDGPLRVDLENMAAMKLRHYRFLGTQPPQVVKNWMNRALLLAAPSVTAATGDSEGLPIVLIEAQAMGLPVVSSIHSGIPDAILHGQTGFLARERDWKILAEYILFLLNDRSLWQQFSQNGQERVRTQFNLRSQTSILEDIYSTTLRPKASREQGAESRGDVVHNSISKC, from the coding sequence GTGGGACGGCTTGCTGAGAAGAAAGGGTGTAAATATCTAATTCAAGCCATGAGCCAAGTACAAGTCGTGATGCCAGATGTGGAGCTGGTGATTATTGGTGATGGACCGTTAAGGGTCGATTTAGAAAACATGGCAGCGATGAAACTACGTCACTATCGGTTTCTCGGTACACAACCGCCACAAGTCGTGAAAAATTGGATGAACCGGGCGCTTTTGCTGGCTGCACCAAGCGTAACGGCTGCCACCGGGGATTCTGAGGGGCTTCCTATTGTCCTCATCGAAGCTCAAGCAATGGGTTTACCTGTTGTCAGTTCGATACATTCTGGTATTCCTGATGCTATATTACACGGTCAGACAGGCTTTCTGGCTAGAGAACGAGACTGGAAGATATTAGCTGAATATATTTTGTTCTTACTTAACGATCGAAGCTTATGGCAGCAATTTAGCCAAAACGGTCAAGAACGAGTCCGCACCCAATTTAATCTTCGCAGTCAAACTAGTATTCTGGAGGATATCTACTCTACTACTTTGCGACCCAAGGCGAGTAGGGAGCAGGGAGCAGAGAGTAGGGGAGACGTAGTTCACAACTCAATCTCAAAATGCTAA
- a CDS encoding Mo-dependent nitrogenase C-terminal domain-containing protein produces MMMKLVNLKELVCSWLDGIEIRDSQKAHLLCKAIPASCPFEREIKFFNRILVHIPPLCKLNPFYEQVVNLRFKALCYLADECGEDIA; encoded by the coding sequence ATGATGATGAAACTTGTCAATCTCAAAGAACTGGTTTGTTCGTGGTTGGATGGAATTGAAATTCGTGACTCCCAGAAAGCCCATTTATTATGTAAGGCAATTCCAGCCAGTTGTCCGTTTGAGCGAGAAATCAAGTTTTTTAATCGCATCCTAGTTCATATTCCGCCCCTATGCAAGTTAAATCCTTTTTACGAGCAAGTGGTGAATCTTCGCTTTAAAGCTCTGTGCTATCTAGCGGACGAATGCGGAGAAGATATAGCCTGA
- a CDS encoding transposase family protein — MVDSYEQVRERPRDNEEQEKYFSGRKSNHTFKSQMIILLNGSDIVDIVAGEPGPKSDITLFP; from the coding sequence ATAGTAGATAGCTATGAACAAGTTAGAGAGAGACCTAGAGACAATGAGGAACAAGAAAAGTATTTTTCAGGTAGGAAGAGTAATCATACGTTTAAAAGCCAAATGATTATCTTGCTTAATGGTAGCGATATCGTTGATATTGTGGCAGGTGAACCTGGACCAAAAAGCGATATAACATTGTTTCCTTGA
- a CDS encoding SDR family oxidoreductase: protein MSNNILVTGATGNVGFEVVRLLSERRSSVKAAVRSHSTSRVRLPSGVESVEFDFEQPQTFELAFRGINTLFLVRPPAISQVKKYIYPALTTAQAAGVDRVVFLSLLGAERMAIVPHAKIEAYIKSLGLAYTFLRASFFMQNLSTTHCQDVRDNNEIFVPAGKGKTSFIDVRDIAAVAVKVMTEPGHENRAYSLTGSEALDYYEVAEIFTNILGRKIFYTHPFVFNFALKMYRRGFNAGFIAVMLGIYTTARLGLAAKVTDDVRNLLQRSPISMSEFVRDYRASWMSQSQHQV, encoded by the coding sequence ATGAGCAATAACATCTTGGTAACGGGTGCTACAGGCAATGTTGGTTTTGAAGTCGTGCGCTTGTTGAGCGAACGGAGATCTTCAGTCAAAGCTGCTGTACGAAGTCATTCTACTTCGCGCGTTCGTCTGCCTTCTGGTGTAGAATCAGTTGAATTCGATTTTGAGCAACCCCAGACGTTTGAGCTAGCTTTTCGGGGGATTAATACGTTGTTCTTGGTCAGACCTCCGGCGATTTCGCAGGTGAAGAAATATATCTATCCCGCACTTACAACAGCCCAAGCAGCAGGTGTCGATCGCGTTGTCTTTCTATCTCTTCTAGGAGCAGAACGCATGGCGATCGTTCCCCACGCTAAGATCGAAGCATACATTAAATCTCTCGGTCTAGCGTATACTTTTCTGCGGGCAAGTTTTTTTATGCAAAACTTGAGTACAACGCATTGTCAGGATGTTAGAGATAACAACGAGATTTTTGTCCCAGCAGGTAAAGGCAAGACAAGTTTTATTGACGTGCGGGACATTGCCGCTGTTGCCGTCAAAGTGATGACGGAACCAGGACACGAGAATCGAGCATATTCACTGACTGGAAGTGAGGCACTGGACTACTACGAAGTTGCTGAGATCTTTACAAATATTTTAGGAAGAAAAATCTTTTACACTCATCCTTTTGTGTTTAATTTTGCCCTGAAAATGTATCGGAGAGGGTTCAACGCAGGATTTATTGCAGTCATGCTAGGAATCTACACTACAGCACGTTTGGGATTGGCAGCAAAAGTTACCGACGATGTCAGAAATTTGTTGCAGCGATCGCCTATTAGTATGTCAGAGTTCGTGCGGGATTATCGAGCAAGTTGGATGTCACAAAGCCAACATCAAGTATAG
- a CDS encoding glycosyltransferase, with protein MQDKYAKASFWSHRVYLRRREALKQKARLFIAVSESIKQKLLEQGFPPDKVVVHHIGVDTETFQPVVQSCCLWDGLLRRKGVNI; from the coding sequence ATGCAGGATAAATATGCAAAAGCCTCCTTCTGGAGTCACCGCGTTTATCTGCGTCGTCGAGAGGCATTGAAGCAGAAGGCGCGGCTATTTATTGCCGTCTCTGAGTCGATTAAGCAGAAGTTACTAGAACAGGGTTTTCCACCTGATAAGGTTGTCGTGCATCACATTGGTGTTGATACAGAAACCTTTCAACCCGTCGTCCAATCGTGCTGTTTGTGGGACGGCTTGCTGAGAAGAAAGGGTGTAAATATCTAA
- a CDS encoding endo-1,4-beta-xylanase → MTGRRRFLLGLSAVAGIGAGASKSQPGYDRQILSADTDAAIENASLREWAAAKGLIYGAATQEHMLSSNPQFASSFVRECAMLVPEDELKWKSLRPSPNRFDFSRSDRLAQFASTHNLLFRGHTLLWHARLPSWFKSTVNHRNARQIMLEHITKVAGHYAGQIHSWDVVNEAVFPQDGRSDGLRNTPWLKFLGSDYIDLAFRAASAADSQALLVYNDYGTEYDTPKDEAKRIAVLKLLERLRSQESPVQALGIQAHLWGGETRFNPSQLRAFLKDVASLGLKIIITELDVTDKHLPSDIHLRDRLVAGIYQDYLSAVLDEPAVIAVITWGLSDRYTWLSHKQARQDGRAVRPLPLDADMRRKEAWKAIARAFKQATPV, encoded by the coding sequence ATGACTGGGAGACGTAGATTTTTGTTAGGGTTGAGTGCTGTAGCGGGTATAGGTGCTGGCGCTAGTAAATCTCAGCCTGGGTACGATCGGCAGATATTATCAGCGGATACAGACGCGGCGATCGAGAATGCTTCTTTACGCGAATGGGCGGCTGCGAAGGGATTAATCTATGGAGCTGCTACACAAGAACACATGCTGTCATCCAATCCGCAATTTGCCAGCAGCTTTGTTCGAGAATGTGCCATGCTCGTGCCAGAAGATGAATTGAAGTGGAAAAGTCTTCGCCCTAGTCCAAATCGGTTCGACTTTTCGCGTAGCGATCGCCTAGCTCAGTTTGCCAGCACTCACAATCTACTGTTTCGCGGACATACCTTGTTGTGGCACGCCAGATTACCGTCGTGGTTTAAATCGACGGTTAACCATCGAAATGCTAGGCAAATAATGCTGGAACATATCACAAAAGTTGCTGGGCATTATGCCGGACAAATTCATTCCTGGGATGTAGTCAACGAGGCAGTTTTTCCCCAGGATGGACGGTCTGATGGTTTGCGCAACACGCCGTGGTTGAAATTTTTAGGTTCTGATTATATCGATCTAGCATTTCGTGCCGCATCCGCAGCAGACTCGCAGGCGTTGCTGGTTTACAACGATTATGGTACGGAGTATGACACGCCTAAAGATGAAGCCAAGAGAATTGCTGTTTTAAAGTTACTAGAGCGTTTGAGATCTCAGGAATCTCCCGTGCAGGCTCTTGGGATTCAAGCTCACTTATGGGGGGGAGAAACTCGCTTTAACCCTAGTCAATTAAGGGCTTTTCTGAAGGATGTTGCAAGTCTCGGTCTGAAAATTATAATTACCGAACTAGATGTGACAGACAAACACCTGCCGTCAGATATTCATCTCCGCGATCGCCTAGTTGCCGGAATTTATCAAGATTATCTGTCAGCGGTATTAGATGAACCAGCGGTAATTGCCGTTATCACTTGGGGACTGAGCGATCGCTACACTTGGCTTTCCCACAAGCAAGCACGGCAAGATGGACGAGCAGTACGTCCCCTACCACTTGATGCAGACATGAGGCGTAAGGAGGCGTGGAAGGCGATCGCCCGTGCTTTTAAGCAAGCGACACCTGTATAG